The genomic window CTCCATGATCTAAGAATTCAGGTTGAAGCTGCTTCCTGCATAAAGAGTAATTTTAAAGATGAGAATAATCCTTTCTAGATAAAGACAAGCAAGCCTTATTTACTTGGCAAGCAGCTTACTTTGAGAGAACCTCAGTAAGAAGTGGCAACTTCTTGAGTTTACTAATAGCAGGCTTCCCTTGTCTATTAAGCTCCGCATCTTCTTCAGCAGTTACCTCAAGCTCAGCCATTACACTCTCAACTAGCAATGCAATTTCTGCAGGACTTTTCtcattcttcttcctttttttaccCATCTTAAATAACTCCTTAATCTCTGGATCCTCATCATCTTCCTCTGCCTAAAAGATTGTAAAAGTGATCCAAAAGCATTGTAAAATTAGACCTCTTCATATCATCAAATTTTAAGCAACCAGTAGATTTGCATTTCTAAGTACATAAATCTATGAATATAATAGCAAACCAGTTTCCTAAAACTCTTTATTAAAACAAAGACGAACGCgcattaaatacataaaaaaagaagaagaagaagatgattgaTAACCTGAGGAGCTGCACCAGGCGACCTTGCTTCATTGTCACTTCCATACCTGTCTGCAGGGTCGACTCCACTGTCATCTATGAAGTCATCATCATCCATAGTCCTAGCACCCTCTTGATCATTCTATGCCAGTAGAGATGGTCAATGAGAAACTTAGCTAGCCTTTCACCATCTTTTATTAAATTCCAGAGCAGAAATTTGATTGTGCAAACAAGCTTATCTTAGTAAATCAAGCATACTCAATCAAATAGAACATTGAGAAGTAAAACGGTATCATAAACAGATAAAGAACACATTGAAATTGATATATAACTATCCATTGGAAGAACAACAAAAAGCCAATTTATACTAGTAGCAATAATAATGGTGAGTCTTGAAGCCAATATTTTAAAAGGTGATTCTTAACCTTGTGAGCATATTATGATTAAAACTAGGAGATCCTAATGCCTTTTAACTGTAAACTGAAGGGTTGAAAACCATCATAGGAGGCTCACAGATGTTTTTGCTTTCCAACAATAAATTTAATTCTCAACTTTAGATTGTGAAAAGACAAACTAGTATTTTTTACTGAGAACTAAATTATCTTAATATAAAATAGACAAAAGAGAAAAATGGCAACCAAACATGTTTTCTCTTTTTCTGCTTTACTTTATAACCAAGTTTTAAAGTAAATTAATGCAAACagataaaaattttactaaatccAAATTCCAATAAATAATATAAGAATCTAGCTTCAAGCAATAAACAAcatagtttataattttttatgcaaCTGAAACCATTGAGAATCCATGAAACTAAAACCCAAGTCTCCGAATTCAACCATCAATAATCCAATTACCAGAAAAAGAAAATACCTCAGGATTAACCCACTCCCACATCTCATTCACTTCCTCTGACTTCCCCAACTTTTTAACAGTTCCTTTTTCAGTAACACCCCCAGAAAATTTCTCCTTGTGCCTCCTCTCCTTCTTCTTGCTCTTCTTCGCATCAGATTCCGATCCTTCCCTCCCAAAATTGGACCCTTCGTCTTCATCTAACAACTCAGGGGCAACCATACTCTCTTTTCCCGTAGAACCTCCTTTCTTAACCAACCTTTTTCTAGGTTTCCCAACCTTATCGGTATCGTAAACCGGTGTCTGCGGTCGTTCTTGTTGGCCCCAATCTTCCAAGTCATCGAGAAGGTCTTGCGGCGGCTCCGGCGATCCGGGGTCCGATTGAAAGTCGTCAAAGTCCATAATCGCCTCTCCTTCCTCATCGCGATAACTATAAGAGACATAAAAGAGACAATCACCGTAAACAAACCCTAGggcttttttaaaaatatctttatatatctataaaaaagttaaaaacccaaaattcaagAAGAGAAAAGCTTACGAATCCATGGCGTTGGCGATCAATCACGGGCACAGAATTAATTTTGCTTTTTCTAGTTAGATGATGAATGAGAAAACATAAACCAAGTTATAAGCTGCGCAGGAATGTTTCGTTTCACCCGCCAACTCGGATCGGTCCACTCGGGTTTTTACTCTCTTCACGTTGGattgttaaaaattggtttaaattttggttaaactGCACtgttagtcactaaactatgtttaagtttttgttttggtactgaacttttcaaaagtttttatttaagtcattgagttgtttaaatttttttcttaaaaaaagttCTGTTAGTGAGTTCCAAGGGACGATTCGGTGATCCGAATGGTGGATCAATACCCATCGACGATTAAAAGAgtataccttagatccaagtcaatatgtgatcaatgttgaagatcgaaaaaaaaatttatttaaattttaattcacaGATTCGTGATGtccaaaaatattttatgaaaaaaaattaaattgtaaaagagaaagGGAAAGGTAGTTTCGATTGGTACAAACAGTGTGACTGGATATAACATAGATTTTAACAAATCAGtggtttaaatgaaattttttaaattgttcaGTGACCAAATTTTTAgctaagtgaccaaaatgaaagtttaTCCATAATTTATTGACTAATAATGTAATTtactcttaaattttaaataggtTGGAACTTTGTAGTTTATACCGTGTATTTAAATTTAGGTTTAAACATGGGAAAGAAATTGAATTCCCCCCCCCCCCGAagattttattatctttaaataTATGCGacctaattcaaaaatatttattcaattattaatatacttaatttttttataaaactagaaacatattttaactttaaatttaatataatgggatttacatttttaaaagtaaattttaaataaatattttatatttttataattaaatttaaataaatatttttatatattacaaatttgacttcatttacttttatttaaatatatcttacttattttaaatttagttatatatttttgtgatAATTCCAATAAATTAGCATTATTTTAAGATAATTACCTTAAATtgcatttcttttaattataaatcaaaattttaagataaataaaaataggaactttttcaaaattttaattaatactaatattatttttttaacaattacaTACATTCTTAGAAATTACGTTATCTTCAATcacatttcattaaaattttaagtgttaattcattatttggttttggtacatCAATCTGGCTTCAATATTAAATTTAGtatcaaaatcatttttattCTAGTTTGATATCtgagtttatttttaatgttcaatttgatatatatatatattaagttctggctaaataaggaaataaatatatatgttaatattatagtttttttatacGAACACttttcatttcaaccatttatttttaatttgggtaaaattttctcttattccttttcttttaatttttaattttataagttat from Gossypium hirsutum isolate 1008001.06 chromosome D12, Gossypium_hirsutum_v2.1, whole genome shotgun sequence includes these protein-coding regions:
- the LOC107946662 gene encoding protein IWS1 homolog 1, with the translated sequence MDSYRDEEGEAIMDFDDFQSDPGSPEPPQDLLDDLEDWGQQERPQTPVYDTDKVGKPRKRLVKKGGSTGKESMVAPELLDEDEGSNFGREGSESDAKKSKKKERRHKEKFSGGVTEKGTVKKLGKSEEVNEMWEWVNPENDQEGARTMDDDDFIDDSGVDPADRYGSDNEARSPGAAPQAEEDDEDPEIKELFKMGKKRKKNEKSPAEIALLVESVMAELEVTAEEDAELNRQGKPAISKLKKLPLLTEVLSKKQLQPEFLDHGVLTLLKNWLEPLPDGSLPNINIRAAILQILSDFPIDLEQHDRREQLKKSGLGKVIMFLSKSDEETTSNRKLAKDLVDKWSRPIFNKSTRFEDMRNVDDDRVPLRRPPVKRPANRAAAMESRDGDFDLDISRDQKSRRSTSAQDASRSESSSRLHASRPDATPMDFVVRPQSKIDPDEIRARAKQVIQDQRRLKMNKKLQQLKAPKKKNLQATKLSVEGRGMLKYL